CTCCTTCATGCTCAGCGGGTACTTGCGGATGGAGGGAGAACCTTTTTACCCAGCAGGAAGCGAGAGAGAAGAAAAGAGAGGGATCAAGCGAGCAAGCAGGCTGCTAGAAGAGGAGCGGGCTTCTTGAGCACCTCGGAGCTCGGACCAGGGTCGGAGCTACATTTACCTTGGGCAAGACGCTCAGCACTCAGCAGTGCAACATGCATTTCAAAAGGAAAAAGGGGAAAATGCAGTCCATCATGCATGCTAGTAGTAAAATGCATCTTGACCCGGTCACGGGGTGATGCCAATTATTGACTTTACAAGATGGCTAACTTTGATATCCCATTTATATAGTACTCCCGATCCATATTATTTGTCGCTGGTTTAGTACAAACTTGAGGTAACTAGGTTTGGTCTATAGACTTGTCTTGAGCAATCAAGCTACCCCTTATTTTTTGTTGCAGATAGACTGGCGGAATAGACTAGTATTCCGACGAACCATAACACATGCATGACGCATATCAAACTCAAAGATAGAGATGAGTAGGGAGCTTGGGATCCGCGACGACCTCCAGCGGGTACTTGCGGCTGGTGGTTAGCCCAAACACCTCCTCCATGCTCACCTCCTCCTTACTCATCCCCTCCGGCAGTGTCCAGGTGAACCCGTGCAGTAGGTTCGCCAGACTAAGGCGCACCTCTTTCAGCCCGAGGTTGTAGCCGGGGCACATCCGCCGGCCTGACCCGAATGGAAGAAGCTCCAGGTCCTGCCCTTTCACGTCGATCTTGCTCCCAATAAACCTCTCTGGCCTGAACTCCTCCGGGGCGTCCCACAGCTCCGGGTCCCGGCCCATGGCCCACACGTTGATGAGCACGCGCGCACCCTTGGGAACGTCGTATCCTCCAACGGCCGCGTCCTCGCGGGCGACGCGCGGGATGAGGAGCGGGACAATGGGGTGCATGCGCATGGTTTCTTTCACCATGGCCTCGATGTAGGGCAGGTTCGGCATGTCCTCCTCCATCACCCAGCGGCCGCGGCCCACGATGCGGTCTAGCTCCTTGGTGGCCACGTCGAAGGCATCCGGCCTCCTCAGGAGCTCTGACATGGCCCACTCCACGGTGGCGGCCGAGCTCTCCGTGCCGCCGGCGATAAGGTCTTGTGTGAAAGCCTTGACGCCGATGCGGCCAAGCGGGACCTCGAGGCTGGGGTCGTCGGCGATGTCCATGAGCACATCCACCATGTCCCTCGCCGCCTCACCCTCGCGACGGCGGTGCTCGCCTACGCTGTGCTCGTCGAGTACGTGCTCCATGAGCGCGTCAAACATCTTCCCCACCTTCTTCATCCGCCGCACGTACCCCTGCAGGTCCATCCAGTCCAGCCATGGGATCCAGTCGCCGATGTTGAGCACGCCGTTGAGCAGGAACAGCTCGTCCATCATCCACCTGAACACCTCCATCGACGGCACCGGCCCCTCCAACGAGCCGTCGGCGAACAACCGCTTCCCCATCACCATTCGTGTGATCACGTTCAAGCTCAGCGTCGACATGTGGTCCCTATAGAGATGCACGACGCGCGTGGGCCCAGACACCGCAAATATGTCACGCACCATGGCGTGCACCTCGTCCACACGGATGTGCGCCATGAGTGCGAGGCGGCGTGGGCTGAAGAGCTTGGTGAGGCAGATGCGGCGCGCCTGGCGCCAATAGGCGCCGTAGGGCGACCATGTAATGTCAGCGTAGTTGTAGGTGGTGTACTTGCCGGAGGCCGTCTTAGGGCGGTCGACGTAGAGGATGTCCTTGGTCCTGAGGAAGAACCTGGCCATGTCGACCGACGAGGCAACAATGAGAGGGAAGGAGCCAAATCGAAGGTGCATGAGTGGGCCGTACTTCTTGGAGAGCTCGTGGATGGAGCGGTGTGGTAGCGCGCCGATGAGGTCGAAGTTGCCGATGATCGGCCAAGGTTTCGGGCCAGGCGGGAGGTTGTACTTCTTGCCGTGACGGAAAGTGGCTTTGagaaagaggaagaggaagagggcggcgAGCACCATTGTAGGGAGGATGGTGTTCTCCATTATTGACTCGCCGGGGGAGGTAGCTAGCTAGACTGATTTGCAGATCTATGCAAGTATTATGCAGATGAGCCCGTGTACTTATAGGAGCGGGGCTAATTCAACCTCTACGGACGTAACTTAAGTCAGGTCTCCAGTAACAACTATCAAGTCAAGGCCGTCTATGTCCTTATGTATATACGAGCCACTCTCAAGTAGCAATATATTTTTCTCCCATGGGCCTGTATATCTTCGAGCTTAGGTGAGAAAGTGATCCGCTATTTTTTTTTTCTTTAGTGGTTGTtgtggtggtgccggaggcagGTAACGGACGGTGGTGTCAAGCTCAGTGGATTATTCGGTCTTGAGTGTAATATTCCTTCTTGACTAGTGTTTCTTTGTGCAAAGGCTAGCGTTTTGTTGTCTTTTTAGTTTTGGCAGATCGGTGTTTACTTGGCTCGTACTATGATCATTATGATATGATATAAATGAGACATGTATTATCTCTAAAACAAAGTTGGCATGTGGCTTGTAATCAATCGTCTCCTCTTCGTATTTCCTATTGTTTTGACGCTTGTAGCTACCTAATATAACGTGGCCAACATGACGCGTACATGTAGAAGAGTAATTTTTTTATGCAGGATTAGTTACGTGAGTACGTACATTAGGTGCTAAACGACATGCATCAACGGATCCATAAGTCAGATCTTAACGAGTGACGTCTAGCAACCAGCATGTGACAAAACTACAAGTGTGCATAATCAGTGGGTAAGCAGTTATTTTATTATACACTAAAAGCAATATCTAATCTGACAGTACACACCCCTAGCTAGCTTTTACTCTGTTATACGCTACATTTACCATATTCCATCATGTTAAACCCCGGAAGGCCATGGCTTCCATCAATATGCTTGTCTGTTGGGTTGTTTGGACCGAGAGAAATGCTAGAGTGTTTAGAAAGAAGTACATGCCTCCCTTCTACATCTTTTTTAGAAGAAAAGGGCTCgacagccccggttccattttcATCAGAAAACAAAACCCACAGacaggggcggagccaggatttgaGCATAGGGGGAGCCAAGAGACGATGACCCGAAAAAATAGTCAACATCGTAGATGTATTCAATGCTTTTGATATACTCcattgtggaatggagggagtatcttacAATCAGCGGGACAATGCAAATAGGTTACATTTGCATTTTTTTTAAATCGGGTTCGTGACTACCCAGAAAATCAAATATGTTATTTATAGACAAAAAATATACTGCTTTCATCTTCATGACTACACAAATACAAAAATAATTTATGAAAAATTAAATCTAAATTATATAACCAATGCATGATGACTGATTTACAATACCGGTACGCCGGGATAGAAGAAGAAATCACTGACCTAACTAATCTTTACCTACTAATAAAGCGGCTATCGCTTCTGGTCGTCCGTCATTAAAATTACCCTTTAAGTTGGTAGAAATTATCCACCAATGCCACCCGTAACTGAGAAAACGATTCAATTTTTCGGACCAAAAGTCGCCACCTCCTTCGTTATTTTAAAGAGGCGCGATGAGCAGAAGTCACGAAATCATGAGCAGCAGACTGGTTGGCGTATCCCTCCTGTAGCGACGAGGCCACGGTTCGATCCCCAGCCTCCACAATTTATATCTTTCTTTTATCACGCTCCGCAATTTATATCTTTCTTTTCTCACGCATGTATGCGTTCATGGGCCAGCCCATGTGCGGGGCTTCACTGCcctgtttattttattttatttttttgtattttcttttctcattctgttttctttcttctttaaaTTAATTCGGGATTTTAATATTCTAAAAGTTGCGAGTTTTCAAAAAACAATTTATATCTTTCTTTTATCACGCTCCGCAATTTATATCTTTCTTTTCTCACGCATGTATGCGTTCATGGGCCAGCCCATGTGCGGGGCTTCACTGCcctgtttattttattttatttttttgtattttcttttctcattctgttttctttcttctttaaaTTAATTCGGGATTTTAATATTCTAAAAGTTGCGAGTTTTCAAAAAACAATCTTGAGAAATCATAAAATATATgcgaattcaaaaaaaattagaAAATCATAAAAATCAATTTATGTCTTTCTTTTCTCACGCTCCGCAATTTATATCTTTCTTTTCTCACGCATGTATGCGTTCATGGGCCAGCCCATGTGCGGGGCTTCACTGCcctgtttattttattttatttttttgtattttcttttctcattctgttttctttcttctttaaaTTAATTCGGGATTTTAATATTCTAAAAGTTGCGAGTTTTCAAAAAACaattttgagaaatcataaaatATATGTGAATTAAAAAAAATTAGAAAATCATAAAATTTTTGCAGATTCAAAAAATGTTGGTGGTTTTGTAAAACTGTTCGCAAAATTATAAATAAatcaaaatttggaaaaaatggTCGGGAAATAAATCATGTTCATATCCGGGAATctgaaaaaaaatgttcatgacaatttagaaaatgttcacaaattccctcaaaaaaagttcacaaaaataaaaataaatatttgtttttaaaatttgttcccaattttaaaaaaatcatcgATTCATAAAATGTTTGTTGGTTCAAAAACTGTTAATGAATTCAAAACCGGTTTGTatatttaattttttttgtaaAAAACTAATGTTCATGATTTTGAGAAAATCAAAAatttgaaacaaaaatgttcgtcAATTCAAAAAACTGTTCACTGATTCAAAAGTATTTTATGTCTAGGATTTGATTAGTTTTTCGAAAGTCTTTATATGTCTTGGCGTTGGGAGTAGTTCGTGGTAAATGAGATAtgtttttaaagttttaaacgtTCCCTTGCGCAACATAATGACAAGTGTGGTATGCACTGGCAAACTCATAGCCTTGGGATTTACCGCGTCGAATGCATTGTGATCACGTGGACATCGCGACCATCATCGGCTAGGATTAGAATGGCAACATGGTGAGCCACTGTGTCAAAATAGAGTACGCTCATATATCAGGATATTGAGTCATACTTAGTTGGTTAGCCGTAATTTTTTGtctcccattgcaacgcacgaGCATATTTACTAATTTAATCTAAATCATGAAATTGCTGCTGCCTAATGTAAACCAGTAACGCGTATGATATAAATCAACGAAGGAGAGACTGACCGTAGGATTTTCTTGAGCATCGCCACCGTCGCCGGAGGCGGACGGAACCTGCCTGCGCCGTCGCCGTCGATCAGGATCAGTTATGCAGTGCCGTATGCGCCCATCCCTTCTCCTATAACTACCCTGAGACAGGCACGCAGCGGGGGTCGTGCGTCGCGTCGGCGCCGATAGAATGGGTAGACGATGGGGATTCCCTAGACTAAACAGGCCGTTTTGACCAACTAGTAATGGGCTGCAGTACGTACTAGTATTTCTGTACCAAATTAATCTGTGGCTGGGCATGTGGGCTTCAAGCCTGGAGCGCATCGTATAGGGGGGGCAAGTATTCCTTAGTCAAAGTAATCTACGCTTACCTACGGCCTACTACTCAGTACGACACAaaccctgggggggggggggggggggctccgcCACTGCCCACAGAGTACAACGATTATTACAGAACAGCGGGGGGTGATTGAGTCATCCCTCCGGCATGGTTTAAGAAACCAAAACATAAACATTTAGACATTTGATGAAACTATTGGCACACCCCGCCACAGGAAGGTAACAGGAAGCTATCTTAACCATCATGATCACCCTCTTGTCCGTACCCATCCACCCTCTCATCTTTTGCAGGGAATATTGCAGCCAAAGCTCATTCTTCCTTAGCCAGGCTCTGGCCAGAGCAGCAGTGGTGGTTTTCTTGCAGCCTCCCATATAGCCACAATGATCTCCTCCAGGCGCTCTTTTGCACTTCCTTTGCAGAGGATCTTCCAAAGTTTGCAGAAACCTGCAATCGTCTTCAGTATCATCTGCACACCCATCCAGTTTGTGTTATTAAAACACATATCATTCCTACATCTCCAAATAGTCTAGAGAGTAGCTGATACAATCATATTTTCAGCTTGCAGGTTATTATTCTTCCCCCACATACATGTCACCTTATCAAAGGTGGGCAGGGGAATACATCCTGAGATGGAATGTATATTTCTCCAGATCTCCATAGCCACATCACATTCAAAGAACAAGTGATTGATTGTTTCATATTCAGAGCAAAACAAACAGGAGAGGTCATTTAAATGTTGTCTCTTTATGAGATTCCCTCTAACCAACAACTTATTATGTGCCAACAGCCACAAAAATATATGGATGTTGGGAAAGACATGGATTTTCCACATATCAGGGATATTAACTGGGCTAATGCCCC
This sequence is a window from Aegilops tauschii subsp. strangulata cultivar AL8/78 chromosome 7, Aet v6.0, whole genome shotgun sequence. Protein-coding genes within it:
- the LOC109747674 gene encoding trimethyltridecatetraene synthase translates to MENTILPTMVLAALFLFLFLKATFRHGKKYNLPPGPKPWPIIGNFDLIGALPHRSIHELSKKYGPLMHLRFGSFPLIVASSVDMARFFLRTKDILYVDRPKTASGKYTTYNYADITWSPYGAYWRQARRICLTKLFSPRRLALMAHIRVDEVHAMVRDIFAVSGPTRVVHLYRDHMSTLSLNVITRMVMGKRLFADGSLEGPVPSMEVFRWMMDELFLLNGVLNIGDWIPWLDWMDLQGYVRRMKKVGKMFDALMEHVLDEHSVGEHRRREGEAARDMVDVLMDIADDPSLEVPLGRIGVKAFTQDLIAGGTESSAATVEWAMSELLRRPDAFDVATKELDRIVGRGRWVMEEDMPNLPYIEAMVKETMRMHPIVPLLIPRVAREDAAVGGYDVPKGARVLINVWAMGRDPELWDAPEEFRPERFIGSKIDVKGQDLELLPFGSGRRMCPGYNLGLKEVRLSLANLLHGFTWTLPEGMSKEEVSMEEVFGLTTSRKYPLEVVADPKLPTHLYL